One Polyangiaceae bacterium DNA window includes the following coding sequences:
- a CDS encoding response regulator has protein sequence MTTRSKILLVDDREANLVALETMLGQTDCDMLRAQSGTEALELLLLHEVALALIDVQMPEMDGFELAELMRGSERTQAVPIIFVTAGVHDEAREFKGYDAGAVDFLAKPLNARILRSKVEVFLELHRHKQQLAQRVRELERAEERLRDADRRKDEFLAVLSHELRNPLMAIRGGLYVLKHVDPNKERGQRALGVLDRQTIQLSRLVDDLLDVSRIIRGKVQLQRDTVDLCEIIRRAVEDHRAEFVKAGLSLSLDCPDQPLVAHADAARIAQIVENLLANAAKFTPSGGRVSVSISRDEDRATLRVRDSGVGISDDIMPRLFQPFAQADRTLDRSRGGLGLGLSLVKSLAELHGGSAAVHSDGPGCGTEFIIVLPLSGAALPARSSNVHDRKERRRRRVLIVEDNVDGAELLCEAISHMGHDVKVGHDGPAALELARSFKPDVVFCDIGLPGMDGYDVARRFKSDEQLRDMRLVALTGYALDTDQKRAFEAGFSDHVAKPPSFEVLERILAQSV, from the coding sequence ATGACGACCCGTTCGAAAATCCTGCTCGTCGATGACAGAGAAGCGAACCTGGTCGCACTGGAAACGATGCTCGGCCAGACCGATTGCGACATGCTGAGGGCTCAGTCCGGCACGGAGGCGCTGGAATTGCTGCTTTTGCACGAGGTCGCGCTGGCGCTCATCGACGTGCAGATGCCCGAAATGGACGGCTTTGAATTGGCGGAGCTCATGCGTGGATCGGAGCGCACGCAGGCGGTGCCGATCATCTTCGTGACGGCGGGCGTGCACGACGAAGCGCGCGAATTCAAGGGGTACGACGCGGGGGCGGTGGACTTTCTGGCCAAACCTTTGAATGCTCGTATTCTGCGCAGCAAGGTCGAAGTGTTTTTGGAGCTTCATCGGCACAAGCAGCAGCTTGCACAGCGCGTACGCGAGCTCGAGCGTGCCGAGGAGCGGCTGCGCGATGCGGATCGCCGCAAAGACGAATTCCTCGCGGTTCTTTCCCACGAGCTGCGCAACCCGCTCATGGCGATACGCGGGGGCCTATACGTCCTCAAGCATGTCGATCCGAACAAAGAGCGAGGCCAGCGTGCTCTGGGCGTACTGGATCGGCAGACGATTCAATTGTCGCGCCTGGTCGACGATCTGCTCGATGTGAGTCGCATCATTCGGGGCAAAGTGCAGCTCCAGCGGGACACGGTCGATCTCTGCGAAATCATACGCCGCGCCGTCGAAGACCATCGGGCGGAATTCGTCAAGGCAGGTCTTTCGTTGTCGCTCGATTGCCCGGACCAGCCGCTCGTGGCGCATGCGGATGCGGCACGTATTGCGCAAATCGTGGAAAATTTATTGGCCAATGCGGCCAAATTCACGCCATCGGGGGGACGCGTCTCAGTGAGTATCTCGCGCGACGAGGACCGAGCCACCTTGCGCGTGCGGGACAGTGGTGTGGGGATATCCGACGACATCATGCCGCGTCTTTTCCAGCCTTTTGCGCAGGCCGATCGGACGCTCGATCGCAGTCGCGGCGGGCTCGGCCTGGGTTTGTCGCTCGTGAAGTCTTTGGCGGAATTGCATGGAGGTTCGGCTGCCGTGCATAGCGATGGACCAGGGTGCGGAACCGAATTCATCATTGTATTGCCCTTGTCCGGGGCTGCTCTTCCGGCTCGTTCATCGAATGTGCATGACCGGAAGGAGCGCCGTCGCCGCCGGGTGCTCATCGTGGAGGACAACGTGGACGGGGCCGAGTTATTGTGTGAAGCCATTTCGCACATGGGGCACGACGTGAAAGTGGGGCACGACGGCCCGGCGGCGCTGGAGCTGGCGCGTTCGTTCAAGCCGGACGTCGTCTTTTGCGATATCGGGCTTCCGGGCATGGATGGGTACGATGTGGCTCGGCGCTTCAAGTCAGACGAGCAATTGCGCGACATGCGTCTCGTGGCACTGACCGGGTATGCGCTGGATACGGATCAAAAGCGCGCATTCGAGGCGGGGTTTTCGGACCACGTGGCGAAGCCCCCGTCGTTCGAAGTGCTGGAGCGCATTTTGGCGCAAAGCGTTTGA
- a CDS encoding ATP-binding protein, with protein sequence MRPLTLIFGANNSGKSTVLEAAALALRAPDPGQWVQVARHRDMDMPLSDGLWSLFPGGAAMRLEDGPQQSEALVIDAKLTGTGHRRVEARCLASESWDGDPTSEAVLRLELRIDGKAAQTMEFRRGARISQWPVGKAYKVFTVTPATHRSTKALVEHLSRVVDEGKKHVAVEVLQLFDTDVEDIDVIASLGREAVRVTHRQRGVVDLASFGDGMRRATALSLALVRASRGLLLIDEIEAGIHHALHEKVFDKLFAAAHDLNVQILATTHSLEAIDATLTCIEKAGREDGFCAYWLTRSNATPEARRYDHEKLSALRDGGLDIR encoded by the coding sequence ATGCGTCCGTTGACGTTGATTTTCGGCGCAAACAACAGCGGCAAGAGTACTGTCCTCGAAGCGGCGGCTTTGGCCCTGCGCGCACCAGATCCGGGGCAGTGGGTGCAAGTCGCGAGGCATCGCGACATGGATATGCCGCTCAGCGACGGCCTATGGTCGCTGTTTCCCGGTGGTGCAGCCATGCGTCTCGAGGACGGGCCTCAGCAGTCGGAAGCGCTGGTTATCGATGCGAAGCTCACCGGTACTGGTCACCGTCGCGTGGAGGCCCGGTGCCTGGCTTCCGAGAGTTGGGACGGTGATCCGACGAGTGAAGCGGTTCTTCGTCTCGAGCTTCGGATTGACGGTAAGGCGGCCCAAACGATGGAATTTCGACGTGGTGCACGCATATCACAGTGGCCGGTAGGCAAAGCCTATAAAGTTTTTACCGTGACACCAGCGACACACCGCTCGACCAAAGCATTGGTTGAACATCTGAGTCGTGTCGTCGATGAAGGGAAAAAGCACGTTGCTGTCGAAGTGCTGCAACTATTCGATACGGATGTGGAGGACATTGATGTCATTGCCTCGCTCGGGCGTGAAGCGGTCCGGGTGACGCACAGGCAACGAGGTGTCGTCGATTTGGCGTCGTTTGGAGACGGGATGCGGCGCGCAACCGCGCTTTCGTTGGCGCTCGTTCGAGCTTCGCGTGGCCTCTTGCTCATCGATGAAATCGAAGCGGGGATCCATCACGCCCTGCATGAAAAGGTATTCGATAAACTTTTCGCTGCAGCTCACGACTTGAATGTGCAAATCTTGGCGACGACGCACAGCCTCGAAGCTATCGATGCCACGTTGACGTGCATCGAAAAGGCCGGACGTGAAGACGGCTTTTGCGCATATTGGCTCACACGAAGCAATGCGACCCCAGAAGCTCGACGTTATGATCACGAAAAGCTCAGCGCATTGCGGGATGGGGGGCTCGACATCCGATGA
- a CDS encoding TonB-dependent receptor, giving the protein MAALLLLAPTAFGQVPTTDAVAGASLTLPMVVDHVDAVYPPDKLAQGIGAKVELLVTVERDGTVGDATVAVSGGAEFDVAAVDAVKRWRFIPATRSGTPIRARIRIPFHFSPDGRQPTGGGHEHAVLESVLKQIQQKLKPRAKPAANAKPPKRPKPAAPPKPVEPAEPPVDLETGLALPHSVSRPGKPIESLVQGHIRPAVRSASDFRLDRDIIKAVPRGTAADLVRSAPGVHVMRPEGEAIAPRMTLRGFDAHYGQDIQFTVLGTIPLNQPSHIHGHGYASLNMLIPETVRSVRVLEGVYDPNQGDFAIAGSVDFDFGVAHRGIQSTYGYGSFDTLQTLGVFAPAGHAEETFGAATVRTTAGFGNGVRASTSGAFIGQYRLDLPAQTTALLHVSGHGVRAGIAGVLRRDDIHSGRVDFLGAYDDTSARAQSASVARVQAGLSIQKAWDDGTATSIGFWGAYATYRSHTNFTGYTERSRIRPEWAGRGDLVEASNDDVGAGARLTVRTRRFRLLSWLDLQFTRGADIEVHAIDQGRNLVETPQNQTWDRRVDASIKTLRAGVFLDGVVSVTTRARLRGGLRTDFVLYHVEDRLGNLVPLQRESTHEVGFQRTAAGVAWGPRVALEVDPRPYVRLFAAYGHGYRTPQARQLGDGEDAPFAKVHSYEIGAKIRSDSRRLLATLIAYESRLSHDWAFDPISGRFERIGPTVRRGFVVQGQAEPLVGLKASFSTTFVDATLDAPTAPTPHDPAPAYIEGQAVPYVPAVLMRLDFIYQRTLTQLWGKPLIGRVGYGATFVSSRPLPHAQYAQPVFTVDAAASIRRYPLELGIDVLNLFDRRYADTEYVFVSDWATNELPSQLPARHISAGAPLTVLGTATFRF; this is encoded by the coding sequence ATGGCGGCACTTCTGCTGCTCGCTCCTACGGCGTTCGGGCAGGTACCTACCACGGATGCGGTGGCTGGCGCAAGCCTGACGCTGCCCATGGTCGTCGACCACGTCGACGCGGTTTATCCGCCCGACAAGCTTGCGCAAGGCATCGGCGCGAAGGTCGAGCTGCTCGTGACCGTCGAACGAGACGGCACGGTGGGTGACGCAACGGTTGCCGTATCGGGTGGTGCGGAATTCGATGTCGCGGCGGTCGATGCGGTGAAGCGGTGGCGCTTCATTCCAGCCACGCGCTCGGGTACGCCCATTCGCGCACGCATTCGCATACCGTTTCATTTTTCTCCCGATGGTCGCCAGCCGACGGGAGGAGGACACGAACATGCGGTGCTCGAATCGGTGCTGAAGCAAATTCAGCAAAAGCTCAAACCAAGAGCGAAGCCGGCGGCAAATGCCAAGCCTCCCAAACGTCCAAAGCCCGCCGCACCACCCAAGCCTGTCGAACCCGCCGAACCTCCGGTCGATCTCGAAACGGGACTCGCATTGCCGCATTCCGTGAGCAGGCCCGGTAAGCCCATCGAAAGTTTGGTGCAGGGTCATATTCGGCCGGCGGTTCGATCCGCGTCCGATTTTCGCTTGGATCGTGACATCATCAAAGCAGTCCCGCGCGGTACGGCTGCGGATCTCGTGCGTTCGGCTCCAGGCGTGCACGTCATGCGTCCCGAAGGAGAGGCGATTGCGCCGCGGATGACGTTACGCGGATTCGATGCCCACTACGGTCAAGACATCCAATTCACGGTGCTCGGCACGATCCCGCTCAATCAACCATCCCACATTCATGGGCACGGTTATGCATCGCTGAACATGTTGATCCCTGAAACAGTGCGGAGCGTGCGCGTTCTCGAGGGCGTTTATGATCCCAATCAGGGCGACTTTGCGATTGCCGGCAGCGTCGATTTCGATTTTGGCGTGGCGCATCGAGGAATCCAGTCGACGTACGGGTATGGGTCATTCGACACGCTCCAAACGCTCGGGGTGTTCGCTCCTGCGGGTCACGCCGAGGAAACGTTTGGCGCGGCAACCGTGCGGACGACGGCGGGTTTTGGCAATGGCGTTCGAGCGAGCACGTCGGGAGCGTTCATTGGGCAATATCGCCTCGATTTGCCCGCGCAAACCACGGCACTCTTGCACGTTTCCGGGCATGGCGTTCGAGCGGGCATTGCGGGGGTGCTTCGCCGGGACGACATTCATTCGGGGCGAGTGGACTTTTTGGGGGCGTATGACGATACGTCTGCTCGTGCGCAATCCGCATCGGTGGCGCGTGTGCAAGCTGGCTTGTCCATTCAGAAGGCATGGGACGACGGCACGGCGACATCGATTGGCTTTTGGGGGGCGTATGCGACGTATCGCAGCCACACGAATTTCACGGGTTACACGGAACGTTCGCGCATACGCCCAGAATGGGCCGGACGCGGTGATTTGGTGGAGGCATCGAATGACGACGTCGGTGCAGGCGCGCGCCTCACCGTGCGCACGCGACGTTTTCGGCTCTTGTCGTGGCTCGATTTGCAATTCACGCGCGGAGCCGACATCGAGGTGCACGCCATCGACCAAGGCCGGAACCTCGTTGAAACGCCGCAGAACCAGACGTGGGACCGGCGCGTGGACGCCAGCATCAAGACATTGCGCGCCGGTGTTTTCCTCGATGGAGTCGTCTCCGTGACGACGCGTGCGCGTTTGCGCGGGGGATTGCGCACGGATTTCGTGCTTTATCACGTGGAGGATCGTCTCGGCAACCTCGTACCATTGCAGCGTGAGTCGACGCACGAGGTGGGGTTTCAGCGTACGGCGGCCGGCGTCGCGTGGGGGCCGCGCGTCGCGCTGGAAGTGGATCCGCGCCCGTACGTGCGGCTTTTTGCGGCGTACGGGCACGGATATCGGACGCCGCAGGCGCGGCAGCTCGGCGACGGTGAAGACGCGCCGTTTGCAAAGGTGCACAGCTACGAAATTGGCGCGAAAATCCGTTCGGATTCGCGGCGTCTATTGGCCACGCTGATTGCGTATGAAAGCCGATTGTCGCACGATTGGGCCTTCGATCCGATTTCAGGGCGATTCGAACGTATTGGCCCGACCGTTCGACGCGGCTTTGTCGTGCAAGGGCAAGCCGAGCCGCTCGTTGGATTGAAAGCATCGTTCAGCACGACGTTCGTGGATGCCACGCTGGATGCGCCGACGGCCCCAACGCCGCACGATCCGGCGCCGGCGTACATCGAAGGGCAAGCGGTTCCTTACGTGCCCGCCGTGCTGATGCGCCTCGACTTCATTTATCAGCGAACGCTCACGCAGCTCTGGGGCAAGCCGCTCATTGGGCGAGTGGGGTATGGCGCGACGTTCGTATCGTCGCGTCCGCTGCCTCATGCGCAGTATGCGCAACCCGTGTTCACGGTGGATGCAGCCGCGAGCATTCGTCGTTACCCGCTCGAGCTCGGGATCGACGTGCTCAATCTTTTCGACCGTCGATATGCGGACACGGAATACGTCTTCGTTTCGGATTGGGCGACGAACGAATTGCCGTCACAATTGCCGGCGAGGCACATATCAGCGGGTGCGCCGCTCACCGTGCTCGGAACGGCGACGTTCAGGTTTTGA
- a CDS encoding YbhB/YbcL family Raf kinase inhibitor-like protein, which produces MGFTLTSPKFQDHTEIPADYTHEGRDVSPPLDWRDVPAGTQSLALVCEDPDAPDPAHPQRTWVHWILYNIPPDTTSLPENAHIVPGSQAGTNDWHKLGYGGPAPPIGRHRYFFRLYALDTMLPDKPGLTRSDLSERMRGHVIGTAELIGTYEAKKKKAGRAA; this is translated from the coding sequence GTGGGATTTACGTTGACATCGCCCAAATTCCAAGACCACACCGAAATTCCCGCCGACTATACGCACGAGGGGCGCGACGTGTCGCCGCCGCTCGATTGGCGCGACGTACCTGCGGGCACGCAAAGCCTTGCGCTCGTGTGCGAGGATCCTGACGCGCCGGATCCAGCTCATCCGCAGCGAACGTGGGTGCACTGGATCCTTTACAACATCCCGCCGGACACGACGAGCCTTCCCGAGAACGCGCATATCGTGCCCGGTTCGCAGGCGGGCACGAACGATTGGCACAAGCTCGGTTATGGCGGCCCCGCGCCTCCGATTGGCCGCCATCGTTACTTTTTCCGGCTGTATGCGCTCGATACGATGCTACCGGACAAACCGGGCCTCACGCGCAGCGACCTCTCCGAGCGAATGCGAGGGCATGTGATTGGCACGGCCGAGCTCATTGGGACATACGAAGCGAAAAAGAAGAAGGCGGGGCGAGCGGCATAG
- a CDS encoding SDR family NAD(P)-dependent oxidoreductase, with product MQSDFPRADHRFRTALVTGACSGIGRAISQRLGALGYELVLVSERPADLAKVADDIRHAKGAVVHTIVCDLARPKAADELYETVRSRGLEIDIFISNAGFFFFGEAVDADIERARAMLELHVVTPSLLCTLFGRDMRARGRGHVLIVSSISAWRDFPGISYYGSSKKYLRGFASALRSELGVHGVNVTCLAPGATATALYDPNVVPVDLAKKLGVMMDPDAVAESGLAAMFAGQAEHIPGLFSQAMTLTAMLTPQWAIDALRRHAPWLKREENP from the coding sequence ATGCAATCCGACTTCCCGCGCGCTGATCATCGTTTCCGCACTGCCTTGGTCACCGGAGCTTGTTCTGGCATTGGTCGAGCCATATCGCAGCGGCTCGGCGCTCTCGGGTACGAGCTCGTTCTGGTCAGCGAGCGGCCGGCCGATCTTGCCAAAGTCGCCGATGACATTCGTCACGCGAAGGGCGCCGTCGTGCATACGATCGTTTGCGATCTGGCCCGGCCCAAGGCAGCCGACGAACTTTACGAAACCGTACGATCTCGCGGGCTCGAAATCGATATTTTCATTAGCAACGCTGGTTTTTTCTTTTTTGGCGAAGCGGTCGATGCCGATATCGAACGCGCTCGCGCCATGCTCGAGCTGCACGTCGTCACACCATCGCTTTTGTGCACGCTCTTTGGTCGTGACATGCGAGCGCGCGGGCGCGGGCACGTGCTCATCGTCTCCAGCATCTCCGCATGGCGCGATTTCCCCGGCATAAGCTATTACGGCAGCAGCAAGAAATACCTGCGCGGCTTTGCTTCTGCATTACGTAGCGAGCTTGGCGTTCACGGGGTCAACGTCACATGCCTGGCTCCAGGCGCAACGGCCACGGCGCTCTACGATCCGAACGTCGTGCCCGTGGACCTCGCCAAAAAGCTTGGTGTCATGATGGATCCGGATGCCGTCGCGGAGTCTGGCCTTGCTGCGATGTTTGCGGGGCAAGCCGAGCACATTCCGGGCCTCTTCAGCCAAGCGATGACGTTGACGGCGATGCTCACGCCGCAATGGGCGATCGATGCATTGCGTCGCCATGCACCATGGCTCAAGCGCGAGGAAAACCCATGA
- a CDS encoding NADH:flavin oxidoreductase, with product MSGPFEPFDLAGLRLRNRIIKAATFEGMTPGGRVSEALVKHHRDIAKGGVAMTTVAYCAVEPDGRTFRDQLYMRDDVVPELRKLTDAVHHEGAAAALQLGHCGFFCNNHDLSRRRPIGPSRAINKLGALSGRPFADAMTRADIERLTLDFVRAARLAREAGFDAVELHLGHGYLLSQFLSPSTNRRNDEYGGSLENRARMPLDVVTRVRDALPPAMPVLAKVNLRDGHAGGLEIDESAEVAKWLEARGASALVLSGGFVSRDAFYLFRGERPLRQMIEVEKSIAQKVALALFGPAVIRAHPFEPMYFLPLARVIRRAVRMPLVLLGGITAMEHLETARREGFELAAMARALIHDPGLVARYAAGQSQESGCIPCNRCVAEMDREGGVRCARVPEQLEERERSLRMVR from the coding sequence ATGAGTGGACCTTTCGAACCGTTCGATCTTGCAGGGCTTCGGCTGCGAAACCGCATCATCAAAGCCGCCACCTTCGAGGGGATGACGCCGGGCGGGCGCGTCTCCGAGGCGCTCGTCAAGCATCACCGCGACATCGCCAAAGGCGGCGTCGCCATGACCACCGTGGCCTATTGTGCGGTCGAGCCCGATGGGCGCACGTTCCGCGACCAGCTCTACATGCGCGACGACGTCGTGCCCGAATTGCGCAAGCTCACGGATGCCGTGCACCATGAAGGCGCGGCGGCGGCGCTTCAGCTCGGGCATTGCGGCTTTTTTTGCAACAATCACGATTTGTCTCGACGGCGACCGATCGGGCCTTCGCGTGCTATCAACAAACTCGGTGCTTTGAGTGGCCGGCCTTTTGCCGATGCAATGACGCGTGCGGACATCGAGCGGCTGACGTTGGACTTCGTGCGAGCCGCGCGCCTTGCCCGCGAAGCAGGCTTCGATGCGGTCGAGTTGCATCTTGGTCATGGCTATTTACTGAGCCAGTTTTTGAGTCCCAGCACCAATCGGCGTAACGACGAATATGGCGGATCGCTCGAAAATCGCGCCCGAATGCCGCTCGATGTCGTCACGCGCGTGCGCGACGCGCTTCCGCCGGCCATGCCCGTGCTTGCAAAGGTCAATCTTCGCGACGGCCACGCAGGCGGCCTCGAGATTGACGAAAGCGCCGAAGTCGCCAAATGGCTCGAAGCGCGTGGGGCATCGGCCTTGGTGCTCTCCGGTGGGTTCGTCAGTCGCGATGCATTTTATTTATTTCGCGGCGAGCGTCCGCTTCGTCAAATGATCGAAGTGGAAAAGAGCATTGCGCAGAAAGTGGCGCTCGCATTGTTCGGCCCTGCCGTCATACGCGCGCATCCATTCGAGCCCATGTATTTTTTGCCGCTCGCCCGCGTCATCCGGCGCGCCGTACGCATGCCGCTCGTGCTTTTGGGCGGCATTACGGCAATGGAGCACCTCGAAACGGCTCGGCGCGAAGGATTCGAGCTTGCCGCAATGGCGCGCGCGCTGATTCACGATCCGGGACTCGTTGCGCGCTATGCAGCGGGGCAATCGCAAGAGAGCGGTTGCATTCCGTGCAATCGTTGCGTCGCGGAAATGGATCGCGAGGGCGGCGTGCGTTGCGCGCGGGTACCCGAACAGCTCGAGGAGCGGGAGAGGTCGCTGCGGATGGTGCGGTGA
- a CDS encoding type II toxin-antitoxin system VapC family toxin, with amino-acid sequence MIRFFDTSALVKRYVDEPGSAMVRSALRAHLVSVARVAFAEAAAAVARAARLGAITDSQRDVILGRLPHDFTRLSVIEMRPALIARVSSLVTRHPLRAYDAIQLASALALRQAEGPVELWCADGVLLEAAIAEGFRVVKPE; translated from the coding sequence GTGATTCGCTTTTTTGATACGAGCGCGCTGGTCAAGCGGTATGTGGATGAGCCTGGTTCCGCGATGGTGCGTTCGGCATTACGTGCGCATTTGGTGTCTGTGGCGCGTGTGGCATTTGCGGAAGCTGCAGCGGCCGTTGCTCGCGCGGCCCGTCTGGGTGCAATCACCGACTCGCAGCGCGATGTCATTCTTGGGCGATTGCCTCACGACTTTACGAGGCTTTCCGTGATCGAAATGCGTCCTGCGCTGATCGCGCGTGTGTCGAGCCTCGTTACACGTCATCCATTACGAGCTTACGACGCGATTCAACTTGCCTCGGCGCTGGCGTTACGCCAAGCCGAAGGGCCAGTGGAGCTATGGTGTGCCGATGGTGTTCTTCTGGAAGCCGCGATTGCCGAGGGGTTTCGCGTCGTCAAACCCGAATGA
- a CDS encoding type 1 glutamine amidotransferase encodes MARVAFLMDEMFEDSEFRVPYDRVQSAGHEAVIVGLEAGKRLVGKRGKEELTTERAAGDVSADDFDAVVIPGGYSPDKLRTNMGAVRLVRDAFNQGKPVAAVCHAGWMLVEADIADGRTMTSWPSIKTDLLNAGARWVDREVVEDGNLITSRNPGDLPAFSDAILRQVERGVPARLEPAMAAQPTAQERPEPRLRRVS; translated from the coding sequence ATGGCACGTGTTGCATTTCTGATGGATGAGATGTTTGAAGATTCGGAATTTCGAGTACCCTATGATCGCGTGCAAAGCGCTGGGCACGAAGCGGTCATCGTGGGCCTGGAGGCGGGCAAGAGGCTGGTTGGCAAGCGGGGGAAGGAGGAGCTGACGACGGAGCGGGCAGCGGGCGACGTGAGCGCGGACGACTTTGATGCCGTCGTCATTCCGGGCGGTTACTCACCGGATAAATTGCGCACGAACATGGGCGCGGTGCGTCTCGTGCGTGATGCATTCAATCAGGGAAAACCAGTCGCGGCCGTTTGTCACGCGGGGTGGATGCTGGTCGAGGCGGACATTGCGGACGGGCGTACGATGACGTCGTGGCCGTCCATCAAGACGGATTTGTTGAATGCGGGTGCTCGCTGGGTCGATCGGGAGGTGGTCGAGGACGGCAACCTGATTACATCGCGCAATCCGGGTGATCTGCCCGCATTTTCCGATGCGATTTTGCGGCAAGTCGAACGCGGAGTCCCGGCGCGTCTCGAGCCCGCCATGGCGGCTCAACCGACCGCGCAGGAGCGTCCCGAGCCACGGTTGCGACGCGTATCGTGA
- a CDS encoding BlaI/MecI/CopY family transcriptional regulator, with amino-acid sequence MTHLGDLQLAIMRVLWELGEATVTDVHQALLDERGLAPTTIATMLKKMEDKGVVEHRAEGRKFIYRPTVSEDQVTRGMVSDLTERLFGGNPVALVSHLIARHEIRPDELSELERMINAAKKQEAKR; translated from the coding sequence ATGACGCACCTTGGCGACTTGCAGCTCGCGATCATGCGAGTGCTTTGGGAGCTGGGCGAGGCGACGGTGACCGACGTGCACCAGGCATTGCTCGATGAGCGAGGTTTGGCGCCGACCACCATTGCCACGATGCTCAAGAAGATGGAGGACAAGGGGGTGGTCGAGCACCGTGCGGAGGGCCGGAAATTCATTTATCGGCCGACGGTGAGCGAGGATCAGGTCACGCGCGGCATGGTGTCGGATTTGACCGAGCGGCTTTTTGGGGGCAACCCCGTGGCGCTCGTTTCGCACTTGATTGCGCGTCACGAGATTCGCCCGGATGAGCTCTCCGAGCTCGAGCGAATGATAAACGCCGCGAAAAAGCAGGAGGCGAAGCGATGA